AGTTTTCACATGAACAGCTTTTAGATTTTCTAGTTGAGAGCGAACGCGAATTCCTTCAGTCTCCTCTGTCACTTCCACTCCCATTTCAAGCAATTTGGCAATCAAGGGACGGTTATGCTCCCAGACAGCGTCTTTAATCAAGACATCACCACCAGTCATGGCAGCAGCTACCATAAAGGTTCCTGCTTCGATACGGTCTTGGACTACATTGTGAGTCGTACCGTGAAGTTTCTCAACACCGGTAATGGTAATGGTCTCTGTACCAGCACCTTTGACCTTGGCTCCCATTTCATTGAGGAGAATGGCTAGGTCCACAATCTCAGGCTCACGCGCAGCATTTTCAATCACTGTCACCCCATCAGCCAGCGTCGCTGCCATCATCAAGTTCTGAGTAGCACCAACACTTGGAAAGTCCATATAGATATGAGCTCCATGTAAGCGATCAGCCTTGGCTTCGATATAACCAGCTGTCTGACTAATCTTAGCCCCCATAGCTTCTAGACCTTTCAAATGAAGATCAATAGGGCGGCTGCCAATCGTACAACCACCTGGCATGGATACTTTAGCATGACCTACACGAGCAAGAATTGGTCCCAAGACAACGATAGATGCACGCATCTTGCTAACATACTTGTAGGGAGCCTCCTCTGTGATATCGCCAGTCGCATCCACCTCGACAAGATGAGCTTCTTCATTAAAATCCACCTTGGCATTTAAACCACGAACCAC
Above is a genomic segment from Streptococcus sp. SN-1 containing:
- the murA gene encoding UDP-N-acetylglucosamine 1-carboxyvinyltransferase; the protein is MEKIVVQGGDNRLVGSVTIEGAKNAVLPLLAATILASEGKTVLQNVPILSDVFTMNQVVRGLNAKVDFNEEAHLVEVDATGDITEEAPYKYVSKMRASIVVLGPILARVGHAKVSMPGGCTIGSRPIDLHLKGLEAMGAKISQTAGYIEAKADRLHGAHIYMDFPSVGATQNLMMAATLADGVTVIENAAREPEIVDLAILLNEMGAKVKGAGTETITITGVEKLHGTTHNVVQDRIEAGTFMVAAAMTGGDVLIKDAVWEHNRPLIAKLLEMGVEVTEETEGIRVRSQLENLKAVHVKTLPHPGFPTDMQAQFTALMTVAKGESTMVETVFENRFQHLEEMRRMGLHSEIIRDTARIVGGQALQGAEVLSTDLRASAALILTGLVAQGETVVGKLVHLDRGYYRFHEKLAQLGAKIQRIEASDEDE